A genomic region of Janthinobacterium lividum contains the following coding sequences:
- a CDS encoding ABC transporter ATP-binding protein: MSSPSRQAGPISRILQPIRGRLIAAAVLAGAGSMLTLVPLAGIAQIAHIALNPALARGDVWQIIIASVACLFAGMALISLGELAAHLADNRLTHQLRLQAMQRLGQVPLGWFTSRASGEVKQAMQDDINTLHSLTAHFYTTTGRAVGAIAISIIYLFAMDWRLALIAILPFPGFFLFFGRAMKASGGNMEQFVAGMGRINNAVVEFVNGIPVVKAFGATGRAHGSYRGAVDAFAAAFAAFTRPLVGSMANANALIAPVAVLGVVVIAGTAFVALEAMAPVDILPFALVAPGISAPMLLLHYLTHDLNNATGAAQRVQALLDTPVLAQPAPDEQQLPDGTEIRLEGVAYAYDGHNKVLSDITLTLRPGTVTAIVGASGSGKSTLARLLLRFFDPAEGRITLGGVDLRYIATPELYRRIGFVLQEVRLIHASVRENIGLGRPSASLQEIEAAARLANIHERLLALPRGYDSVLGEDAQLSGGELQRVSIARAVLLDPPVLVLDEATAAADAENEVAIQDALSRFAQGRTLLVIAHRLDTVMHADNIVVVENGVIVEQGSHAGLLAHQGRYAQLWALGGYQDTSKETLLPC; this comes from the coding sequence ATGAGTAGCCCAAGCCGCCAGGCCGGCCCGATCAGCCGGATACTCCAGCCCATCCGCGGACGCCTGATCGCCGCCGCCGTGCTGGCCGGCGCTGGTTCCATGCTCACACTGGTACCGCTGGCAGGCATCGCGCAGATCGCGCACATCGCCCTGAACCCCGCGCTGGCGCGGGGCGATGTATGGCAGATCATCATCGCCAGCGTCGCTTGCCTGTTTGCCGGCATGGCCCTGATCTCGCTGGGCGAGCTGGCCGCGCACCTGGCCGACAACCGCCTCACCCATCAACTGCGCCTGCAAGCCATGCAGCGCCTGGGGCAAGTGCCGCTGGGCTGGTTCACCAGCCGCGCTTCGGGCGAGGTCAAGCAGGCGATGCAGGACGATATCAATACCCTGCACAGCCTCACGGCGCACTTCTACACGACGACGGGACGCGCCGTGGGCGCCATCGCCATCTCCATTATTTACCTGTTCGCCATGGACTGGCGTCTGGCCCTCATTGCCATCCTGCCATTTCCCGGCTTCTTCCTGTTCTTTGGCCGTGCCATGAAAGCCAGTGGCGGCAACATGGAACAATTCGTCGCTGGCATGGGGCGCATCAACAATGCCGTGGTGGAGTTCGTCAACGGCATTCCCGTGGTCAAGGCCTTTGGCGCCACGGGACGCGCGCATGGCAGCTACCGTGGCGCCGTCGATGCGTTTGCCGCGGCGTTCGCCGCGTTTACGCGTCCGCTGGTCGGCTCGATGGCGAATGCCAATGCCCTGATCGCGCCCGTCGCCGTGCTGGGCGTGGTGGTGATTGCCGGCACGGCCTTCGTGGCCTTGGAGGCGATGGCGCCCGTGGATATCCTGCCGTTCGCCCTGGTGGCGCCCGGCATTTCCGCGCCCATGCTATTGCTGCATTACCTGACGCATGACCTCAACAATGCCACGGGTGCCGCCCAGCGCGTGCAAGCCTTGCTCGACACGCCCGTACTGGCGCAGCCGGCACCGGATGAGCAGCAGTTGCCTGACGGCACGGAGATTCGCCTGGAAGGCGTCGCTTATGCCTACGATGGGCACAACAAGGTGCTGTCGGACATCACGCTCACTTTGCGTCCTGGCACGGTGACGGCCATCGTCGGCGCCTCCGGTTCCGGCAAGTCGACCCTGGCACGGTTGCTGCTGCGCTTTTTCGATCCCGCTGAAGGACGCATCACCCTCGGTGGCGTCGACCTGCGGTACATCGCCACGCCAGAGCTGTACCGGCGCATCGGTTTTGTGCTGCAGGAAGTGCGGCTGATCCACGCCAGCGTGCGCGAGAACATCGGGCTGGGCCGGCCGTCGGCCAGCTTGCAGGAAATTGAAGCGGCGGCGCGCCTGGCGAACATTCACGAGCGCCTCCTGGCCTTGCCACGCGGCTACGATTCCGTCCTCGGCGAGGATGCGCAACTGTCCGGCGGCGAGTTGCAACGCGTGAGCATCGCGCGCGCCGTGCTGCTCGACCCGCCCGTGCTGGTGCTCGATGAGGCGACGGCCGCGGCCGATGCGGAAAACGAAGTGGCGATCCAGGACGCGCTGTCGCGCTTTGCCCAAGGCCGCACCTTGCTGGTGATCGCGCACCGGCTCGACACGGTCATGCATGCCGACAATATCGTCGTTGTCGAGAACGGTGTCATCGTCGAGCAGGGCAGCCATGCCGGCTTGCTTGCCCACCAGGGCCGCTATGCGCAACTGTGGGCGCTGGGCGGCTATCAAGACACCTCGAAAGAAACGCTGCTCCCATGCTGA
- a CDS encoding iron chelate uptake ABC transporter family permease subunit, translating into MRDVLTQRMLWLAVFALGLAFLFIGANLDFDYIIPKRLSRLAAIVIGGVCVAVSSIVFQTIAGNRILTPAVMGYEAVYLLLQSLLILAMGMHSVVLLGQNGNFVLSIALMLAYSWAIHYWLFRDGKNNVYFLLLLGFVLTMVIGTFTQFIQLRISPGEFAILQGFSQASFNKAQSAQLLYSALLVGAACVAVVKTLPALDVLALGREQAISLGIDYRRMVQLQLALIAVLVAVSTSLLGPTAFMGIFVANTTYALARTARHRVTLPLGCAIAIAIFLAAQLLVEHVFNYRTTVGILVNLVCGAYFLALMVRTRGTA; encoded by the coding sequence ATGAGGGACGTATTGACGCAACGGATGCTGTGGCTGGCCGTGTTTGCATTGGGGCTGGCTTTCCTCTTCATCGGCGCAAATCTGGATTTCGATTACATCATCCCGAAGCGACTATCGCGCCTGGCCGCCATCGTCATCGGCGGCGTTTGCGTGGCCGTGTCGTCGATCGTGTTCCAGACCATCGCCGGCAACCGCATCCTGACGCCGGCCGTCATGGGCTATGAAGCCGTGTATTTGCTGTTGCAATCGCTGCTGATCCTCGCGATGGGCATGCACAGCGTGGTGCTGCTGGGGCAGAACGGCAACTTCGTGCTGTCCATCGCGCTGATGCTGGCGTATTCCTGGGCCATCCACTATTGGTTGTTTCGTGATGGCAAGAACAACGTGTATTTCCTGTTGCTGCTGGGATTCGTGCTGACGATGGTGATCGGCACATTTACCCAGTTCATCCAGCTGCGCATCAGTCCCGGTGAATTTGCCATTTTGCAGGGTTTCAGCCAGGCATCGTTCAACAAGGCGCAGTCCGCACAATTGCTGTACTCGGCCTTGCTGGTGGGCGCTGCCTGCGTGGCCGTGGTGAAAACCCTGCCGGCGCTCGACGTGCTGGCGCTGGGGCGCGAGCAGGCCATCTCGCTCGGTATCGATTACCGGCGCATGGTGCAGTTGCAACTGGCGCTGATCGCCGTGCTGGTGGCCGTGTCGACAAGCTTGCTGGGGCCCACGGCCTTTATGGGCATCTTTGTAGCGAACACGACTTATGCCCTGGCCCGCACGGCACGCCACAGGGTCACCTTGCCCTTGGGCTGCGCCATCGCCATCGCCATCTTTCTGGCCGCCCAGCTGCTGGTCGAGCACGTTTTCAACTACCGGACCACGGTTGGCATCCTCGTCAACCTGGTGTGCGGCGCGTATTTCCTCGCGCTCATGGTCCGAACCCGGGGCACCGCATGA
- a CDS encoding FecR domain-containing protein, with protein sequence MEVVIAPAIVQQAAQWMARLWSDDASEEDRAACARWRAAHPHHDLAWQRLQAFEGKLHSVPRDAARHALREPAPAAYLNRRRALKLLAVLLPVGGMAYLLRGTDAWQVATASHGTGTGEIREITLPDGTRVMLASASAIDVRFDASERLLILRSGEILVTTAHDPDPAQRPFRVQGRHGTVRALGTRFTLRQDEHTSRVAVFEGAVEVRLAHAPGQAVRIDTGYSAIFSADIVQSGAPASASAMAWSKGVLVADNMRLDELLAELARYRPGLLRCDPAVASLSVNGVFSLRDTDRALHNLALALPVQIVARTRYWVTVQAIP encoded by the coding sequence ATGGAGGTGGTGATTGCACCGGCCATCGTGCAGCAGGCAGCCCAGTGGATGGCGCGCCTGTGGTCCGATGACGCCAGCGAGGAAGACCGGGCTGCCTGTGCCCGCTGGCGTGCCGCGCATCCGCACCACGACCTCGCCTGGCAGCGTTTGCAAGCGTTCGAAGGCAAGCTGCACAGCGTGCCGCGCGATGCGGCCCGGCACGCGCTGCGCGAACCGGCGCCGGCCGCCTACCTGAACCGCCGCCGTGCCCTGAAGCTGCTGGCCGTGCTGTTGCCTGTGGGTGGCATGGCGTACTTGCTGCGCGGCACGGATGCCTGGCAAGTGGCCACGGCCAGCCACGGCACCGGCACAGGCGAGATCCGCGAGATTACCCTGCCTGACGGCACGCGCGTGATGCTCGCTTCCGCTTCGGCCATCGACGTGCGCTTCGACGCCAGCGAGCGCTTGCTGATCCTGCGCAGCGGCGAAATCCTCGTCACGACGGCGCACGATCCCGATCCGGCGCAGCGGCCTTTCCGCGTGCAGGGACGCCACGGCACGGTGCGGGCGCTGGGTACGCGTTTTACTTTGCGGCAAGACGAACACACGTCGCGCGTGGCCGTCTTCGAGGGCGCCGTCGAAGTGCGCCTCGCGCATGCACCTGGCCAGGCCGTGCGCATCGACACGGGCTACAGTGCCATCTTCTCGGCCGATATCGTGCAGTCTGGCGCACCCGCGTCCGCCAGCGCCATGGCCTGGAGCAAGGGCGTGCTGGTGGCCGACAACATGCGCCTGGACGAGCTGCTTGCGGAACTGGCCCGCTATCGCCCCGGCCTGCTGCGCTGCGACCCTGCCGTGGCCAGCTTGAGCGTCAATGGCGTATTTTCCCTGCGCGACACGGACCGCGCGCTGCACAACCTGGCGCTGGCCTTGCCCGTGCAAATCGTTGCGCGCACGCGCTACTGGGTGACGGTGCAAGCCATACCCTAA
- a CDS encoding ABC transporter ATP-binding protein — protein sequence MLKTFIQLLGDDAPVFRRYCAMALAYGVLSGLTITALVLALGRLLAGDTGGAALWLIVLLAGLVACWAWRRQVEKAGVRVGVTVLQGARQRLGDHVARLPVGWFTPENTAKLGHVITQGMMNVAQLPAHVLTPVICGAVTPVVMLAALFALHWQLGVIALLALPLLAGALRLTAYLGQRADDAYHHHFAQTSQRLVEFAQAQSVLRAFNGNGGGAADGGTRFLQQAIDAQRHAGTRLIYLSALSSVLNAWTVQAIFAALLAAAALWFNSLLGGAAAAQDAIAVIVALLLVVRFVDPLQEVASYGEVLRGARGPLDAARDIFAVQPLPEAHKPQAPRDGAVELRGVGFRYAQDQADVLTDINLKIAPGSMTALIGASGSGKTTLVRLIARFFDASAGTVLVGGVDVRDMSGEQLAGQISQIFQDSYLFQGSIGDNIRIGKPDATDAEVLEAARQAGVFEIIARLPQGLDTLVGEGGARLSGGERQRIAIARALVKDAPILLVDEATAALDAENQAAIAEALARLRGRRTVIVIAHQLSTVAMADQIVVLDGGTIREQGTPSALRAQDGLYAHFLAQRQAAKGWRIASAAPQQ from the coding sequence ATGCTGAAAACATTCATTCAACTGCTGGGCGACGATGCGCCCGTGTTTCGCCGCTACTGTGCCATGGCGCTTGCGTACGGCGTGCTCAGCGGGCTGACGATCACGGCGCTGGTGCTGGCCCTGGGCCGCTTGCTGGCCGGCGATACGGGCGGCGCGGCCCTGTGGCTAATCGTGCTGCTGGCCGGGCTGGTCGCTTGCTGGGCCTGGCGGCGCCAGGTGGAAAAAGCGGGCGTGCGCGTGGGCGTGACGGTCTTGCAAGGGGCGCGCCAGCGCCTGGGCGACCACGTGGCGCGCCTGCCCGTCGGCTGGTTTACGCCGGAGAATACAGCGAAGCTGGGCCACGTCATCACGCAAGGCATGATGAATGTGGCCCAGCTGCCCGCCCACGTGCTCACGCCTGTCATCTGCGGCGCCGTCACGCCCGTGGTGATGCTTGCCGCGCTGTTTGCGCTGCACTGGCAACTGGGTGTCATCGCGTTGCTGGCGCTGCCCTTGCTGGCGGGCGCCTTGCGGCTCACGGCATACCTGGGCCAGCGCGCCGACGATGCCTACCACCATCATTTTGCCCAGACCAGCCAGCGCCTGGTGGAGTTTGCGCAGGCGCAATCGGTGTTGCGCGCCTTCAATGGTAACGGCGGTGGTGCGGCTGACGGCGGCACGCGTTTCCTGCAGCAAGCCATCGACGCGCAGCGCCACGCGGGCACGCGGCTCATTTACCTGTCGGCGCTGTCGTCCGTGCTTAACGCCTGGACCGTGCAAGCCATCTTCGCCGCCTTGCTGGCCGCCGCCGCGCTGTGGTTCAATAGTCTGCTGGGCGGAGCCGCCGCTGCGCAAGACGCCATCGCTGTCATCGTGGCCTTGCTGCTGGTGGTGCGCTTTGTCGACCCGCTGCAGGAAGTGGCCAGCTATGGCGAAGTGCTGCGCGGCGCGCGCGGCCCGCTGGACGCTGCGCGCGATATTTTCGCCGTGCAACCCTTGCCGGAAGCACACAAGCCGCAAGCGCCGCGCGATGGCGCCGTCGAATTGCGCGGCGTAGGTTTTCGCTATGCACAGGATCAGGCCGACGTCTTGACGGATATCAACCTGAAGATTGCGCCGGGCAGCATGACGGCGCTGATCGGCGCCTCCGGCTCCGGCAAGACGACCCTGGTGCGCCTGATCGCGCGCTTCTTTGACGCCAGTGCAGGCACGGTGCTGGTGGGCGGTGTCGATGTGCGCGACATGTCCGGCGAGCAACTGGCCGGCCAGATCAGCCAGATATTCCAGGACAGTTATCTGTTCCAGGGCAGCATCGGCGACAACATCCGCATCGGCAAGCCGGATGCCACCGATGCCGAGGTGCTGGAAGCGGCGCGGCAGGCGGGTGTGTTTGAGATCATCGCCCGCTTGCCGCAGGGGCTCGATACCCTGGTGGGCGAGGGCGGCGCGCGCCTGTCCGGCGGCGAACGCCAGCGTATCGCCATCGCCCGCGCGCTGGTCAAGGATGCGCCGATTCTGCTGGTCGATGAAGCAACAGCCGCGCTCGACGCGGAAAACCAGGCCGCCATCGCCGAAGCGCTGGCGCGGCTGCGCGGCAGGCGCACGGTGATCGTCATCGCGCACCAGCTGTCGACGGTGGCCATGGCCGACCAAATCGTCGTGCTGGACGGTGGCACGATTCGCGAGCAGGGCACGCCAAGCGCCTTGCGCGCGCAGGACGGCCTGTATGCGCACTTCCTGGCGCAGCGCCAGGCGGCCAAGGGCTGGCGCATCGCCTCCGCCGCGCCGCAGCAATGA
- a CDS encoding ABC transporter ATP-binding protein produces the protein MIHVNHIKKSYGARRVLDNVSAQFPKGKVTSLIGPNGAGKTTLLMLIARLQEANGGEITIDGRSIAHIKIQDYARLVATLRQSPDFHLRLTVEELVAFGRFPYSRGSLTPQDRQAIDDAIAFLSLENLRAAYVDELSGGQRQMAFLAMTIAQQTDILLLDEPLNNLDMKHAVQIMRALRRLCDEQGRTVILVIHDINFAANYSDHIVAMQGGAVRFSGPAHEVVTEQRLRALYDIDFHIVRNERGCVCNYFTPTGA, from the coding sequence ATGATCCACGTCAACCATATCAAAAAAAGCTACGGCGCCAGGCGCGTGCTGGACAACGTCAGCGCGCAGTTTCCCAAGGGTAAAGTGACGTCCTTGATCGGCCCGAACGGCGCCGGCAAGACGACCTTGCTGATGCTCATCGCGCGCCTGCAGGAAGCGAATGGCGGCGAGATTACGATAGACGGGCGCAGCATCGCGCACATCAAGATCCAGGACTATGCGCGACTGGTGGCTACCCTGCGCCAGTCGCCCGATTTTCATCTGCGCCTGACGGTGGAAGAACTGGTCGCCTTCGGCCGTTTTCCTTACAGCCGAGGTAGCTTGACGCCGCAAGACCGGCAAGCCATCGATGACGCCATCGCCTTCTTGTCGCTGGAAAACTTGCGCGCCGCCTACGTCGATGAGCTGAGCGGCGGCCAGCGGCAGATGGCTTTCCTGGCCATGACGATTGCCCAGCAGACGGACATTTTGCTGCTTGACGAGCCGCTCAACAACCTCGACATGAAGCACGCCGTGCAGATCATGCGCGCGCTGCGGCGCCTGTGCGACGAGCAGGGCCGCACCGTGATTCTGGTGATCCACGACATCAATTTCGCCGCCAATTATTCCGACCACATCGTCGCCATGCAGGGCGGCGCCGTGCGCTTTTCCGGCCCCGCCCACGAGGTCGTGACGGAACAGCGCTTGCGGGCGCTGTACGACATCGATTTTCACATCGTGCGCAACGAGCGCGGCTGCGTCTGCAATTACTTTACCCCCACAGGAGCTTGA
- a CDS encoding siderophore ABC transporter substrate-binding protein: MIWNKSRCALAVLLAAMAALQGCRDKAATAPPAPAASASEQAFTPITIVHKLGTTVVTHRPQRVAVLDMNEVDFLDQLGVPVAGMVKDYVPHFLTRYKDDQAIRDLGAIVQPNLEHIHALQPDLILMTSIQANHYKELSQIAPTLHFDVDYQNSESKHIDVVKQHLLTLGSIFGKEDIASRKAQELDAKVADARKVIQDRPEKALIVLHNNGAFSAFGVQSRYGFVFDALGVKPASTAVEAGLHGQPISSEFIQQANPDIIYVVDRTAVMEHRPVMTAEQMANPLLRQTNAWKNGRVVFVDADAWYITAASVTSLKRVIDDVLKGYQ; the protein is encoded by the coding sequence ATGATCTGGAACAAATCCCGCTGCGCGCTGGCCGTGCTGCTCGCCGCCATGGCCGCCCTGCAAGGCTGCCGCGACAAGGCGGCCACGGCGCCGCCAGCGCCGGCCGCTTCCGCGTCAGAGCAGGCATTTACCCCCATCACCATCGTGCACAAGCTGGGCACGACGGTGGTCACACATCGTCCGCAGAGGGTGGCCGTGCTCGACATGAACGAAGTTGATTTTCTCGACCAACTGGGCGTGCCCGTGGCCGGCATGGTGAAGGATTACGTGCCGCATTTCCTCACCCGCTACAAGGATGACCAGGCCATCCGCGACCTGGGCGCCATCGTGCAGCCCAATCTCGAGCACATCCACGCGCTCCAGCCCGATCTGATACTGATGACGTCGATCCAGGCCAACCACTACAAGGAACTGAGCCAGATCGCGCCCACCTTGCATTTCGACGTGGATTACCAGAACAGCGAGAGCAAGCACATCGACGTGGTCAAGCAACACTTGCTGACCCTGGGGAGCATCTTCGGCAAGGAAGATATCGCCAGCCGGAAAGCGCAGGAGCTGGACGCCAAGGTGGCGGACGCGCGCAAGGTGATTCAGGACCGTCCCGAAAAAGCGCTGATCGTGCTGCACAACAATGGCGCCTTCAGCGCGTTCGGCGTGCAGTCGCGCTACGGTTTTGTCTTCGATGCGCTGGGCGTGAAACCTGCCAGCACAGCCGTCGAGGCGGGCTTGCATGGCCAGCCGATTTCCAGCGAATTCATCCAGCAAGCCAATCCCGACATCATCTATGTGGTGGACCGCACGGCCGTGATGGAACACCGTCCCGTCATGACGGCCGAGCAGATGGCCAATCCACTGCTGCGCCAGACCAATGCCTGGAAGAATGGCCGCGTGGTCTTTGTCGATGCCGACGCCTGGTACATCACGGCGGCGAGCGTGACGTCGCTGAAGCGGGTGATCGACGATGTGCTGAAGGGCTATCAATAG
- a CDS encoding sigma-70 family RNA polymerase sigma factor: MSTAELALQQQVSSLYTDHHHWLRGLLRRKLGNAFDAADLAHDVYLHLMKTGRVPPAGESRRHLTQIANGMVIDLYRRRQIETAYLEVLALVPEALAPSEEERALVIEALTEIDAVLHRLPAKARKALLLCKLDGLSYRDIAAELDVSVSSVEKYIAAGLLACYEAMHAPDA; encoded by the coding sequence GTGAGCACCGCCGAGTTAGCGCTTCAGCAGCAAGTCAGTAGTCTTTACACCGACCACCACCACTGGCTGCGTGGCTTGCTGCGCCGTAAACTCGGCAATGCCTTCGATGCGGCCGACCTGGCGCACGATGTGTACCTGCACCTGATGAAGACGGGCAGGGTGCCGCCGGCCGGGGAGTCGCGCCGTCACCTGACGCAGATCGCCAACGGCATGGTCATCGACCTGTACCGCCGCCGCCAGATCGAAACGGCTTACCTGGAAGTGCTGGCCCTGGTGCCCGAAGCGCTGGCGCCGTCCGAGGAAGAGCGCGCCCTGGTGATCGAGGCACTGACGGAAATCGATGCCGTGCTGCACCGGCTGCCCGCCAAGGCGCGCAAGGCATTGCTGCTGTGCAAACTCGATGGCCTGAGCTACCGCGACATCGCCGCCGAGCTGGACGTCTCGGTGTCCTCCGTCGAAAAATACATCGCCGCCGGCTTGCTGGCCTGCTACGAGGCCATGCATGCGCCGGACGCCTGA
- a CDS encoding ABC transporter permease has protein sequence MRASLLCLFFLLCCASLLVGARQMEWAQLLSSSDALSADAWLTLTASRLPRLAALVLTGVGLSVCGVILQHIVRNKFVEPATSGGLDAAKLGILVALTAAPAAGTAGKMAFALAFCLAASVLYVALIRRIRFKNTILVPVIGLVYGGVLSALAEFYAYRHNILQSMQGWLLGDFSRIVQGNYEIIYLILPIVALTYVYAQRFTVLGMGEGMATSLGLNYAGTVALGLILVAVTVAATVITVGAIPFVGLAIPNLVALRYGDNLARTLPIVALGGAALLLACDIAGRLLIYPFEVPIGLTAGGVGGVLFLVLIIRGRR, from the coding sequence ATACGCGCGAGTCTGCTGTGCCTGTTCTTCCTGCTGTGCTGCGCGTCCTTGCTGGTCGGTGCAAGGCAGATGGAGTGGGCGCAGCTGTTGTCCTCGTCCGACGCGCTGTCCGCCGATGCTTGGCTGACCCTCACGGCCAGCCGGCTGCCACGCTTGGCGGCGCTGGTGCTGACGGGCGTGGGCCTGTCTGTCTGCGGTGTCATCCTGCAGCACATCGTGCGCAACAAATTCGTCGAACCGGCCACCTCGGGCGGCCTCGACGCGGCCAAGCTGGGTATCCTCGTGGCGCTGACCGCGGCGCCCGCGGCGGGCACGGCCGGCAAGATGGCGTTCGCGCTGGCCTTCTGCCTTGCCGCCAGCGTACTGTACGTTGCCCTGATCCGCCGCATCCGCTTCAAGAACACGATACTCGTCCCCGTCATCGGCCTCGTGTATGGCGGCGTGCTCAGCGCCTTGGCCGAATTCTATGCCTACCGCCACAACATCCTGCAAAGCATGCAGGGCTGGCTGCTCGGCGATTTTTCCCGCATCGTGCAGGGCAACTATGAAATCATTTATCTGATCCTGCCCATCGTTGCCCTCACGTATGTGTACGCGCAGCGTTTTACCGTGCTGGGCATGGGCGAGGGCATGGCCACCAGCCTGGGCTTGAACTATGCGGGCACGGTGGCGCTGGGCTTGATACTGGTGGCCGTCACGGTGGCGGCCACGGTGATCACGGTGGGGGCGATCCCGTTTGTCGGGCTGGCCATTCCCAACCTGGTGGCCTTGCGCTACGGCGACAACCTGGCGCGCACCCTGCCCATCGTGGCGCTGGGCGGCGCGGCGCTGCTGCTGGCCTGCGACATCGCCGGGCGCCTGCTGATCTATCCATTCGAAGTGCCGATCGGCCTGACGGCGGGCGGCGTGGGCGGGGTGCTGTTCCTCGTGCTGATCATCCGGGGGCGGCGATGA